A section of the Candidatus Omnitrophota bacterium genome encodes:
- a CDS encoding ribonucleoside-diphosphate reductase subunit alpha, whose amino-acid sequence MAQEISSVGAQLKVQKRNKQIVAFNISRIHHAIANAFKESNGLPRETDLPVKNILEIEQVTGCVFSALNDRGASKEYLTVEEIQDEVIRQLYENGFKEIAERYSSYRKQHAAKRALFELYTIAKRDGKVVSFKPEKITIAIAKAFQANNNGELTDISLEEARKLSERVVVEIRQLWPDGKAVQIEEIQDLVEKTLMNAGHYDVARRYILYREQRNRVRHQKAQSTRENIFQQAKDINIVKENGEVQPLDIDGLRFQIETCCQGLDDVSADKILSEAITSYFNNITEKQIATANIMAARSFIESEPNYSFVAARLLLLKAYYEALGRWVSFESIKTEYPRYFAEYIKKAVELELLSPDLLQFDLIKLGNKIEPKRDLLFKYLGLQTLYDRYFIHWDERRLELPQIFWMRVAMGLAKAEGANKNERAAEFYETLSTFRFVSSTPTLFNSGTLHSQLSSCFLTTVYDDLHHIFKCIQDDAMLSKWSGGLGNDWTNVRAMGSRIKGTNGKSQGVIPFLKVANDTAVAVNQGGKRQGAMCAYLEVWHLDIEEFLELRKNTGDERRRTHDMHTANWIPDLFMKRIKTNGNWTLFTSSEAPDLHDLYGQAFEKRYEEYEQLAKEGKIRHFKTMPAIQLWRKMLNMLFETGHPWITWKDPSNIRSPQDHTGVVHSSNLCTEILLNTSKDETAVCNLGSLNLAAHTTAQGLNQELLKKTLKTAIRMLDNVIDINYYPTVEARNANTKHRPIGLGIMGFQDAICAQNISYASQPAVEFADRSMEAISYYAILASIEIAKERGAYQSYRGSKWDRGLLPIDTLDLLEKERGGYLDVDRSAAMDWSIVRAQLKKYGIRNSNIMAIAPTATIANIIGVTASIEPFYKNIFVKSNLSGEFTVINEYLIADLKKLGIWDKEMINDLKYFDGSVQEIARIPQDLKAKYATAFEVDYEWMIEAASRRQKWIDMGQSLNLYQAKPSGKKVSDMYLFAWEKGLKTTYYLRSMGATRIEKSTLDVTKYANVVGQRERDELGHVTVTEKPVAAQALKAEPKEDCEACQ is encoded by the coding sequence ATGGCTCAGGAAATTTCATCGGTTGGCGCTCAGCTAAAAGTGCAAAAACGCAACAAACAGATCGTGGCGTTTAACATATCACGTATTCATCATGCCATCGCCAATGCTTTTAAGGAATCAAACGGTTTACCCAGAGAAACGGATCTGCCGGTAAAAAATATTTTAGAGATCGAGCAGGTTACGGGGTGCGTTTTTTCGGCTCTTAATGACCGTGGCGCGTCTAAAGAATATCTAACCGTTGAAGAAATTCAAGATGAAGTCATTCGCCAGCTCTATGAGAATGGTTTTAAGGAAATTGCAGAGCGGTATTCCAGCTATCGCAAACAGCATGCCGCTAAACGCGCCTTATTTGAACTTTATACCATTGCCAAACGTGACGGCAAAGTGGTTTCATTCAAGCCGGAAAAGATAACCATCGCCATTGCCAAGGCCTTTCAAGCGAACAATAACGGCGAACTCACCGACATTTCACTAGAAGAAGCCCGTAAGCTTTCCGAGCGGGTCGTTGTCGAGATCCGCCAACTTTGGCCGGACGGAAAAGCAGTCCAGATCGAAGAGATTCAAGACTTGGTCGAAAAAACACTGATGAACGCCGGACATTATGATGTGGCCCGGCGTTATATTTTATACCGAGAACAAAGAAACCGTGTGCGCCATCAAAAAGCGCAATCAACGCGGGAAAATATTTTTCAACAAGCCAAAGATATCAACATTGTCAAAGAAAACGGTGAAGTCCAGCCTCTTGATATCGACGGATTACGTTTTCAAATTGAAACATGCTGTCAGGGTTTAGATGATGTTTCGGCTGATAAAATTCTTTCGGAAGCCATCACCAGTTATTTTAATAACATTACCGAAAAACAGATTGCCACCGCAAATATTATGGCCGCGCGTTCTTTTATTGAAAGCGAGCCAAACTACAGTTTTGTCGCCGCGCGATTATTGCTTTTAAAAGCCTACTATGAAGCTTTGGGCCGCTGGGTCAGCTTTGAATCCATCAAAACCGAGTATCCTCGTTATTTTGCCGAATATATAAAGAAAGCGGTTGAGCTTGAGCTGTTAAGCCCAGATTTACTGCAGTTTGACCTTATAAAACTTGGCAATAAGATCGAGCCTAAGCGCGATCTTTTGTTCAAATATTTAGGCCTGCAGACGCTTTACGACCGTTACTTTATTCATTGGGATGAACGCCGCCTTGAATTACCGCAAATTTTCTGGATGCGCGTCGCGATGGGGCTGGCAAAAGCCGAAGGCGCCAATAAAAACGAACGCGCCGCGGAATTCTACGAAACGCTGTCCACATTTCGCTTTGTTTCTTCCACGCCAACGCTGTTTAATTCCGGAACGTTGCATTCGCAACTTTCTTCATGTTTCTTAACGACGGTTTATGATGATCTTCACCATATTTTTAAATGCATTCAAGACGATGCCATGCTTTCCAAGTGGAGCGGCGGGTTAGGTAATGACTGGACCAATGTCCGCGCCATGGGTTCGCGCATTAAAGGAACTAATGGAAAAAGCCAGGGTGTTATTCCATTTTTAAAAGTGGCTAACGATACAGCCGTTGCCGTTAATCAGGGCGGAAAACGCCAAGGAGCGATGTGCGCTTACCTTGAAGTCTGGCATTTGGATATTGAAGAATTCTTAGAATTACGGAAAAATACCGGCGATGAACGCCGCCGCACTCATGATATGCACACCGCCAATTGGATCCCGGATCTTTTTATGAAGCGGATCAAAACAAACGGCAACTGGACGCTTTTCACCTCCAGCGAAGCCCCGGACCTTCATGATCTTTACGGCCAGGCTTTCGAAAAACGTTACGAAGAATACGAACAGCTCGCCAAGGAAGGGAAGATCAGGCATTTCAAAACTATGCCGGCTATTCAGCTTTGGCGCAAAATGCTTAATATGCTTTTCGAAACCGGACACCCGTGGATCACCTGGAAAGATCCATCCAATATCCGTTCGCCTCAAGATCACACCGGCGTTGTTCACAGTTCAAACTTGTGCACGGAGATCCTTCTTAACACCTCAAAAGACGAAACTGCCGTTTGCAATCTCGGCTCTTTGAATTTAGCCGCGCACACAACCGCGCAAGGATTAAACCAGGAACTTTTGAAAAAGACCTTAAAGACTGCCATTCGCATGTTGGATAATGTTATTGATATTAATTATTATCCGACCGTTGAAGCCAGAAACGCCAACACAAAACATCGGCCTATTGGATTGGGGATTATGGGTTTTCAAGATGCAATCTGCGCGCAAAATATCAGTTATGCGTCACAACCGGCCGTTGAATTTGCCGATCGCAGTATGGAAGCTATTTCGTATTACGCGATTCTCGCCTCCATTGAGATCGCCAAGGAGCGCGGCGCTTACCAGAGTTATCGCGGTTCAAAATGGGATCGTGGCCTTCTTCCGATCGATACATTGGATCTCTTGGAAAAAGAGCGCGGCGGTTATTTGGATGTTGACCGTTCAGCCGCCATGGATTGGAGCATTGTCCGCGCGCAGTTGAAAAAATACGGAATTCGTAATAGCAATATTATGGCTATTGCGCCGACGGCAACGATCGCCAACATCATCGGCGTAACTGCTTCTATTGAGCCTTTCTATAAGAATATTTTTGTCAAAAGCAATTTGTCCGGAGAATTTACGGTCATCAATGAGTATCTTATCGCTGATCTTAAAAAATTAGGGATCTGGGATAAAGAAATGATCAATGACTTGAAGTATTTTGACGGAAGTGTTCAGGAAATTGCCCGTATCCCTCAGGATTTGAAAGCAAAATACGCGACCGCTTTTGAAGTTGATTACGAGTGGATGATCGAAGCTGCCAGCCGCCGGCAAAAATGGATCGATATGGGGCAATCCTTAAATCTCTATCAAGCCAAGCCTAGCGGGAAAAAGGTAAGCGACATGTATCTTTTTGCTTGGGAAAAAGGATTAAAAACAACTTACTACCTGCGATCGATGGGTGCCACGCGAATTGAGAAAAGCACACTGGATGTCACAAAATATGCGAATGTTGTCGGACAGCGCGAACGTGATGAACTTGGGCACGTGACCGTTACGGAAAAACCTGTTGCAGCTCAAGCGCTCAAAGCTGAACCGAAAGAAGATTGTGAAGCTTGCCAATAA
- the menC gene encoding o-succinylbenzoate synthase, with product MNIKQIEILKYKLPLKIPLIFKKHRLRFREGFVIEIADLEGNFGLGEISPLPGFSRESLSMVKRELFLLKKRLLGEELSKDFLKLEGRFFKWLDRYKLSASVRCGVEMAVLDLLENKKKNAVSATVPVAGLLTGTKEEVCRHTKELLAHKFKVFKLKIGRGTLKEEILKTKTVLWLLAGRASLRLDCNRQFSFKEAVEFASHFKAKDLEYIEEPFADFKHIPEFFKKTGIGVALDETLLEIDPADLKKFSGVKALVLKPTILGGFERCMQFIRVAKKLGIESVISSSFETTIGLMALARFAAKIDKKIAHGLDTEKWFKEQ from the coding sequence GTGAACATAAAACAGATCGAAATCCTCAAATACAAACTTCCGCTTAAAATTCCGCTTATTTTCAAGAAGCATAGACTACGATTTCGTGAAGGATTTGTGATTGAAATTGCCGACTTAGAAGGGAATTTTGGGTTGGGAGAAATTTCTCCTTTGCCGGGATTTAGCCGGGAAAGTTTATCGATGGTTAAAAGGGAATTGTTTTTACTTAAAAAGCGGCTCCTGGGCGAAGAGCTTTCAAAAGATTTCTTGAAACTTGAAGGACGTTTTTTTAAATGGCTTGATCGCTACAAGCTTTCCGCTTCCGTGCGCTGCGGTGTGGAAATGGCCGTTTTAGACCTTTTGGAAAATAAAAAGAAGAACGCGGTTTCGGCGACAGTTCCGGTTGCCGGGCTTTTAACGGGAACAAAAGAGGAAGTTTGCCGCCACACAAAAGAATTGTTGGCGCACAAGTTCAAGGTTTTTAAACTGAAAATTGGACGCGGAACGCTCAAAGAAGAGATCTTAAAAACGAAAACAGTTTTGTGGCTCTTGGCGGGCAGGGCGAGCTTGCGCCTTGATTGCAATCGTCAATTCAGTTTTAAAGAAGCGGTCGAATTCGCTTCGCATTTTAAAGCCAAGGATCTTGAATATATCGAAGAGCCATTTGCGGATTTTAAACACATTCCCGAATTCTTTAAGAAAACCGGGATCGGAGTTGCTCTAGATGAAACGCTTCTTGAGATCGATCCGGCTGATCTAAAAAAGTTTTCCGGTGTTAAAGCACTGGTTTTAAAACCGACCATTCTCGGCGGATTTGAGCGCTGTATGCAATTCATTCGCGTGGCGAAAAAGCTAGGAATTGAATCTGTTATTAGCTCAAGCTTTGAAACAACGATAGGCTTAATGGCTTTGGCGCGTTTTGCCGCGAAAATTGACAAAAAAATCGCCCATGGCCTTGATACAGAAAAATGGTTCAAAGAACAATGA
- a CDS encoding MIP/aquaporin family protein, translated as MNFRALVAEFIGTFALIFVGVGAIAADALTGNRSGLVGIALAHGLTIAVMVSATAAISGGHLNPAVTIGLFSAQKIDLQNTIGYVIAQCLGAIAAASLLKLVIPGYVLSGINMGTPGLGADITPTMGLIMEIVLTFFLIFAVYGTAVDKRAPKVGGLFIGLTVTLDILIGGPITGAAMNPARHLGPALLGGGLNNLWIYWVGPIVGGILAALVYKNALEQK; from the coding sequence ATGAATTTTCGAGCACTAGTTGCGGAATTTATCGGAACATTCGCGCTTATCTTTGTCGGCGTGGGAGCTATTGCGGCGGATGCCTTAACGGGAAACCGTTCGGGCTTAGTTGGCATTGCTTTGGCGCACGGACTGACGATCGCGGTCATGGTCAGCGCCACCGCGGCGATCAGCGGCGGACATCTTAATCCGGCCGTTACCATTGGACTTTTCTCGGCGCAAAAAATTGACCTGCAAAATACCATCGGCTATGTGATCGCGCAATGCTTAGGAGCGATCGCGGCGGCTTCTCTATTAAAGCTGGTTATTCCGGGATATGTTCTTTCCGGAATTAATATGGGAACGCCCGGGCTTGGCGCCGATATTACGCCAACGATGGGGCTTATTATGGAAATTGTTTTGACGTTTTTCCTTATTTTTGCCGTGTATGGCACGGCGGTTGATAAACGCGCGCCAAAGGTTGGCGGGCTTTTTATCGGACTTACGGTCACGCTGGATATTTTGATCGGCGGGCCCATCACCGGAGCGGCGATGAATCCGGCGCGTCATTTAGGGCCGGCGCTTTTAGGCGGCGGGCTGAACAATCTTTGGATCTACTGGGTAGGGCCGATCGTCGGCGGAATTTTAGCGGCGCTTGTTTACAAAAACGCATTAGAACAGAAATAA
- the menB gene encoding 1,4-dihydroxy-2-naphthoyl-CoA synthase, producing MNWKPSGKFTDIKYVKSEGIAKITINRPQVRNAFRPLTVQEISQALNDARDDERIGVIILAGEGKLAFCSGGDQSVRGNAGYKDSKGVHRLNVLDLQRQIRSCPKPVIAMVAGYAVGGGQILQMLCDLTIAADNAIFGQTGPKVGSFDGGYGASYMARIVGQKKAREIWFLCRQYNAKQALEMGLVNTVVPLKNLETETVKWCKEILANSPMAIRCLKAALNADCDGQAGLQELAGNATMLFYMSEEGQEGRNAFLEKRKPNFSKFPKRP from the coding sequence ATGAATTGGAAGCCATCAGGAAAATTTACAGATATTAAATACGTTAAATCCGAGGGAATAGCGAAAATCACTATCAATCGCCCGCAAGTGCGAAATGCGTTTCGGCCCTTAACGGTTCAGGAAATTTCTCAAGCCTTAAATGACGCGCGCGATGATGAAAGAATCGGCGTTATCATTTTAGCGGGTGAAGGAAAGCTGGCGTTTTGTTCGGGCGGCGATCAAAGCGTGCGAGGAAATGCCGGATATAAAGATTCTAAAGGCGTTCATCGGCTTAATGTTTTAGACCTTCAGCGTCAGATCCGCAGCTGTCCAAAACCGGTGATCGCGATGGTGGCAGGATACGCTGTTGGCGGCGGGCAAATACTACAAATGCTCTGCGACTTGACCATTGCGGCCGACAATGCGATCTTTGGCCAAACCGGCCCTAAAGTGGGCTCATTTGACGGTGGTTATGGCGCCAGCTACATGGCGCGCATCGTCGGGCAAAAGAAAGCGCGCGAGATATGGTTTTTGTGCCGACAATATAACGCGAAACAAGCTTTGGAGATGGGTCTGGTGAATACAGTTGTTCCTTTAAAGAATTTGGAAACGGAAACAGTGAAATGGTGCAAAGAGATTTTAGCCAATTCACCGATGGCCATTCGCTGTTTAAAAGCCGCGCTTAACGCAGATTGCGATGGACAAGCGGGCTTGCAAGAACTTGCCGGAAACGCCACGATGTTATTTTATATGAGCGAAGAAGGGCAAGAAGGCAGAAACGCGTTTTTAGAAAAGAGAAAGCCGAATTTTAGTAAGTTTCCGAAAAGACCATAG
- a CDS encoding superoxide dismutase → MAHSLPTLPYAYDALEPHIDAKTMEIHHTKHHQTYITNLNNALAGKAALEGKSVEALIADLNAVPEDIRTAVRNNGGGHANHSLFWKLMKKGGGGEPKGALLEAINQAFGSLAAFKEKFETAAKTRFGSGWAWLSVDKTGKLEVSSTANQDSPIMDGKKPILGVDVWEHAYYLKYQNRRPDYLAAFWNVVNWDTVAENFTAASK, encoded by the coding sequence ATGGCTCACTCATTACCCACATTACCGTACGCTTATGATGCGCTTGAACCGCATATTGACGCGAAGACGATGGAAATTCATCACACAAAGCATCATCAAACGTACATCACTAATCTTAACAATGCCTTAGCCGGAAAAGCAGCTTTAGAGGGCAAATCCGTTGAAGCGTTGATCGCCGATCTAAACGCGGTTCCGGAAGATATTCGCACAGCCGTTCGCAATAACGGCGGCGGACATGCCAATCATTCGCTTTTTTGGAAGTTGATGAAAAAAGGCGGCGGTGGCGAACCCAAGGGAGCGCTTCTGGAAGCTATCAATCAAGCGTTCGGAAGTCTCGCGGCATTTAAAGAAAAATTTGAAACAGCCGCCAAGACACGCTTTGGCAGCGGCTGGGCGTGGCTTTCGGTCGATAAAACCGGGAAGTTGGAGGTTTCTTCAACAGCAAACCAAGACAGCCCTATCATGGATGGCAAGAAACCTATTTTAGGTGTTGATGTCTGGGAACATGCCTATTATTTAAAATATCAAAATCGCCGCCCCGATTATTTGGCCGCATTTTGGAATGTTGTTAATTGGGATACGGTTGCGGAAAACTTTACGGCAGCATCAAAGTAA
- the tpx gene encoding thiol peroxidase, whose translation MADKIGAVTMKGNPITLTGNEVAVGQKAPDATVSANDLSDVKISSFFGKKLIISAVPSLDTPTCDIETKRFNQEAAQLGADVKILTVSMDLPFAQKRWCGAAGVTAVQTVSDYREASFGTNYGILIKGLKLLTRAIFVIDSKGVVQYIQLVKEVTSEPDYAAVLEAVKKIS comes from the coding sequence ATGGCTGATAAAATTGGCGCAGTAACGATGAAGGGAAATCCGATTACCTTGACCGGAAATGAAGTTGCGGTTGGACAAAAAGCGCCGGATGCAACTGTAAGCGCAAATGATCTTTCGGATGTCAAAATATCATCTTTTTTTGGAAAAAAATTGATCATTTCGGCGGTTCCGTCTTTGGATACGCCGACTTGTGACATTGAAACAAAGCGTTTTAATCAGGAAGCGGCCCAATTAGGCGCTGACGTTAAAATTCTAACCGTCAGCATGGACTTACCATTCGCTCAAAAACGTTGGTGCGGCGCGGCCGGTGTTACGGCTGTTCAAACCGTTTCCGATTACAGGGAAGCCTCGTTTGGAACTAATTATGGAATTCTCATTAAAGGTTTGAAGCTTTTAACGAGAGCCATTTTTGTTATCGACAGCAAAGGTGTTGTTCAATATATTCAACTGGTCAAAGAAGTTACCAGCGAACCGGATTACGCGGCTGTGTTAGAAGCTGTGAAGAAAATTTCGTAG
- a CDS encoding 1,4-dihydroxy-2-naphthoate polyprenyltransferase, with translation MNLSELKNWLLAIRPKTLPAAIAPVIIGTAMAASDHRFHFFSALAALLGALLIQILANLTNDYFDFKKGADTNERIGPTRVMQAGLINSKQMKIAIAIVVGLIGLVTAFLFFRGGIPIAIIGVLSIICAFLYTAGPFSLGYLGLGEVFVFIFFGLVAVTGTYFVQALTIKPIVLIAGIAPGLLSVAILTVNNLRDLDQDRKAGKKTLAVRFGRAFAIMEYFYSIVIAAFVPLILFFITVSHSYALTSMIILLLAAPAMRTVFTKTDGPVLNETLAYTGQLLFIYSLLFSLGWIL, from the coding sequence ATGAATCTTTCTGAATTAAAAAATTGGCTTTTAGCGATTCGCCCCAAAACTCTTCCGGCGGCGATAGCGCCGGTTATTATCGGTACGGCGATGGCGGCTTCCGACCATCGTTTTCATTTCTTTTCTGCCTTGGCCGCTCTTTTGGGTGCGCTTCTTATTCAAATTTTAGCCAATCTTACAAACGATTATTTTGATTTTAAAAAAGGCGCGGATACCAACGAACGCATTGGCCCAACGCGGGTGATGCAGGCGGGATTGATCAACTCTAAACAGATGAAGATCGCCATTGCCATTGTTGTTGGATTGATCGGTCTTGTGACGGCATTTTTATTCTTTCGCGGCGGAATTCCCATCGCGATCATTGGAGTTCTCTCTATCATTTGCGCGTTTCTTTATACCGCCGGGCCTTTTTCTTTAGGATATTTAGGTTTAGGAGAAGTTTTTGTTTTTATTTTCTTTGGGCTGGTCGCGGTTACCGGAACATATTTTGTTCAAGCACTCACTATAAAACCTATTGTTTTGATCGCGGGAATTGCGCCGGGGCTTTTATCCGTCGCTATCTTGACAGTTAATAATTTGCGCGATCTTGACCAAGACCGAAAAGCAGGTAAAAAGACTTTAGCTGTTCGTTTTGGGCGTGCCTTTGCCATTATGGAATACTTTTATTCAATTGTGATCGCCGCGTTCGTTCCGCTCATTTTATTTTTTATCACTGTTAGCCATTCGTACGCGTTGACCTCAATGATCATCTTACTTTTAGCCGCTCCGGCCATGCGAACCGTTTTTACCAAAACCGACGGGCCTGTGCTTAATGAAACCTTGGCTTACACAGGGCAACTTCTTTTTATCTACAGCCTGCTTTTTTCTTTAGGATGGATCTTGTGA
- a CDS encoding thioesterase family protein, with amino-acid sequence MFTYRATVKLHDTDAAGILFFANQFKIVHDAFEMFFDSIGFEIASMIRANKVLLVIVHAEADYHAPLIVGETLDVYVAVKNIGQSSFTLDYQIFTKNKKLAGTAKTVHVSLDGKKRKKIPLPEKLKTTLKKFSLK; translated from the coding sequence ATGTTTACCTATCGCGCGACCGTAAAGCTTCACGATACAGATGCCGCCGGAATTCTTTTCTTTGCTAATCAATTCAAGATCGTTCATGACGCTTTTGAAATGTTCTTTGATTCCATCGGCTTTGAAATAGCCTCGATGATCCGCGCCAATAAAGTCCTTCTGGTCATCGTTCATGCCGAGGCCGATTATCACGCCCCTCTTATAGTGGGCGAAACACTTGACGTTTACGTTGCTGTTAAAAACATCGGCCAATCATCCTTTACATTAGACTATCAGATCTTCACAAAAAATAAAAAGCTAGCCGGAACAGCGAAAACGGTCCATGTTTCTTTGGATGGAAAAAAACGCAAGAAGATCCCCTTACCCGAAAAACTCAAAACAACGCTTAAAAAGTTTTCTTTAAAGTAA
- a CDS encoding AMP-binding protein yields MKTIPCPWSAAAKKFPHQPAFILKSRHVSYQQFDQICAKTLLTLKESGIKPNEHIAIVSPNSFEYVVLLVALWRLKAVAVPINTRLPEKGIAAALKKISGRKIFLAQKANLPFAQQFLIRDFIYPPCCCECEAKAQKISYDQDATIVFTSGSSGEPKAVLHSFANHFYNALGSNKNISLKIGDSWLLSLPLYHVGGLGILFRAALSGAAVIVPEENETLERSIKHYKPTHLSLVATQLYRLLLRRPDKNVGSRSSDLLDNASQSVGKNIIRDLQRMKAVLIGGSAIPENLIKGSFRQKIPIYLTYGLTEMASQVATTKKGSIDSAKPLQFRKLKIAKDGEILVKGETLFRGYVSGAKVARALTRDGWFPTGDLGRFDRSGALHILGRKDNMFISGGENIQPEEIERSLLKLPGISQTVVVPVKNNEFGFRPVAFIKTTHQAKINSERIKTVLRKTLPGFKIPDAFYPWPKDLKENLKMKRLSFLQMVGSCKVTLKKTF; encoded by the coding sequence ATGAAAACGATTCCGTGCCCCTGGAGTGCTGCCGCAAAGAAATTTCCTCATCAGCCGGCGTTTATTCTTAAAAGCCGGCATGTTTCTTATCAGCAATTCGATCAGATCTGCGCGAAAACATTATTGACGCTGAAGGAATCCGGAATAAAGCCAAATGAACACATTGCCATTGTTTCACCCAATTCTTTTGAATATGTTGTTTTATTAGTAGCGCTCTGGCGGTTAAAAGCGGTCGCGGTTCCCATAAACACGCGTTTACCGGAAAAGGGAATTGCGGCGGCGCTTAAAAAGATAAGTGGAAGAAAGATTTTTCTCGCGCAAAAGGCAAATTTGCCTTTTGCGCAGCAGTTCCTGATCAGAGATTTTATTTATCCGCCGTGTTGTTGTGAATGCGAAGCAAAAGCGCAAAAGATTTCTTACGATCAAGACGCGACCATTGTTTTTACGTCAGGAAGCTCCGGTGAACCGAAAGCTGTTTTACATTCATTCGCAAATCATTTTTATAATGCTCTAGGGTCCAATAAAAACATTTCTCTTAAAATCGGCGACAGCTGGCTTTTATCCTTACCGCTTTATCACGTCGGCGGCTTAGGAATTTTATTTCGCGCAGCTCTTAGCGGCGCGGCTGTCATTGTTCCCGAAGAAAATGAAACCCTGGAAAGATCGATCAAGCATTATAAACCAACCCATCTTTCCTTGGTGGCGACACAACTTTATCGTCTTTTGCTCCGACGTCCCGATAAAAATGTTGGGAGTCGGAGTTCCGACCTTCTTGATAATGCTTCGCAAAGCGTCGGAAAAAATATCATCAGGGATCTTCAAAGGATGAAAGCTGTTTTAATTGGCGGAAGCGCGATCCCTGAAAACCTTATCAAAGGATCTTTCCGTCAAAAAATTCCCATTTATTTAACCTATGGATTGACTGAAATGGCGTCGCAAGTCGCGACAACAAAAAAGGGCTCAATAGATTCAGCAAAACCGCTTCAATTTCGAAAACTTAAAATCGCGAAAGACGGCGAGATATTAGTCAAAGGCGAGACATTGTTCAGGGGATATGTTTCCGGAGCTAAGGTCGCCCGCGCATTGACGCGAGACGGATGGTTTCCAACCGGCGATCTGGGACGATTTGACAGATCCGGCGCTTTGCATATTTTGGGACGCAAAGATAATATGTTCATTTCCGGCGGGGAAAATATTCAGCCTGAAGAGATCGAAAGGTCACTCTTGAAGCTTCCCGGAATTTCGCAAACCGTAGTCGTTCCGGTAAAAAATAATGAGTTTGGGTTTCGCCCGGTTGCCTTTATCAAAACAACGCATCAAGCAAAGATCAATTCTGAAAGAATAAAAACAGTTTTGCGAAAAACCCTTCCGGGATTTAAGATCCCCGACGCCTTTTATCCCTGGCCCAAAGATCTAAAAGAAAATTTAAAAATGAAACGGCTAAGTTTCCTGCAGATGGTGGGAAGCTGTAAAGTTACTTTAAAGAAAACTTTTTAA